Proteins encoded by one window of Hippoglossus hippoglossus isolate fHipHip1 chromosome 15, fHipHip1.pri, whole genome shotgun sequence:
- the LOC117775997 gene encoding glutathione S-transferase A4-like isoform X2, whose product MAGKVVLTYFDGRGKMESIRWLLAAAEVEFEEVLLKTREQYEKLVSDLMYQQVPLVEIDGMKLIQTKAILQYIAEKYNLHGKDLKDKVMINMYTEGLMDLMEMIMILPFVTDKDTKVKNIETQAKERYLPVFEKALSGPVYLVGGKLSFADVQLMECTLMLEEKLPAILADFRNVKSFQGRMSRLPGISKFLQPGSKRKPQPDDVYTKTVMEVLKHKF is encoded by the exons ATGGCTGGAAAAGTTGTGCTGACTTACTTCGACGGCAGAGGGAAAATGGAGTCGATCCGCTGGCTTCTGGCTGCAGCGGAGGTGGAG TTCGAGGAGGTTTTACTTAAGACCCGGGAGCAGTATGAGAAACTCGTCAGTG ATCTCATGTACCAGCAGGTTCCCCTGGTGGAAATAGACGGCATGAAGCTCATTCAGACCAAGGCGATCCTGCAATACATCGCAGAGAAGTACAATCTCCACGGCAAAGATCTCAAAGACAAAGTCAT GATCAACATGTACACAGAGGGACTCATGGATCTCATGGAGATGATAATGATCCTGCCATTTGTCACGGATAAAGACACCAAAGTGAAAAATATTGAAACCCAAGCAAAGGAGCGCTATCTGCCTGTGTTTGAAAAG GCTCTGTCTGGACCTGTGTACCTGGTGGGAGGTAAACTGAGCTTTGCAGATGTGCAGCTGATGGAATGCACCCTGATGCTGGAGGAGAAGCTTCCTGCCATCCTCGCTGACTTCCGCAACGTCAAG TCTTTCCAGGGCAGGATGAGCCGCCTCCCCGGCATCAGCAAGTTTCTGCAGCCGGGCAGCAAGAGGAAGCCGCAGCCAGACGACGTCTACACTAAGACGGTCATGGAGGTGTTGAAACACAAGTTTTAA
- the LOC117775996 gene encoding glutathione S-transferase A4-like isoform X1 yields the protein MAGKVVLTYFDGRGKMESIRWLLAAAEVEFEEVLLKTREQYEKLVSDGDLMYQQVPLVEIDGMKLIQTKAILQYIAEKYNLHGKDLKDKVMINMYSEGLMDLMEMIMTLSFVTDKKPKLENIETQAKERYLPVFEKALSGPVYLVGGKLSFADVQLMECTLMLEEKFPAILADFRNVKSFQGRMSRLPGISKFLQPGSKRKPQQDDVFTKTVMEVLKHKF from the exons ATGGCTGGAAAAGTTGTGCTGACTTACTTCGACGGCAGAGGGAAAATGGAGTCGATCCGCTGGCTTCTGGCTGCAGCGGAGGTGGAG TTCGAGGAGGTTTTACTGAAGACCCGGGAGCAGTATGAGAAACTCGTCAGTG ACGGAGATCTCATGTACCAGCAGGTTCCCCTGGTGGAAATAGACGGCATGAAGCTCATTCAGACCAAGGCGATCCTGCAATACATCGCAGAGAAGTACAATCTCCACGGCAAAGATCTCAAAGACAAAGTCAT GATCAACATGTACTCAGAGGGACTCATGGATCTCATGGAGATGATAATGACGCTGTCGTTTGTCACGGATAAAAAACCCAAACTGGAAAATATTGAAACCCAAGCAAAGGAGCGCTATCTGCCTGTGTTTGAAAAG GCTCTGTCTGGACCTGTGTACCTGGTGGGAGGTAAACTGAGCTTTGCAGATGTGCAGCTGATGGAATGCACCCTGATGCTGGAGGAGAAGTTTCCTGCCATCCTCGCTGACTTTCGCAACGTCAAG TCTTTCCAGGGCAGGATGAGCCGCCTCCCCGGCATCAGCAAGTTTCTGCAGCCGGGCAGCAAGAGGAAGCCGCAGCAAGACGACGTCTTCACTAAGACGGTCATGGAGGTGTTGAAACACAAGTTTTAA
- the LOC117775996 gene encoding glutathione S-transferase A4-like isoform X2 — MAGKVVLTYFDGRGKMESIRWLLAAAEVEFEEVLLKTREQYEKLVSDLMYQQVPLVEIDGMKLIQTKAILQYIAEKYNLHGKDLKDKVMINMYSEGLMDLMEMIMTLSFVTDKKPKLENIETQAKERYLPVFEKALSGPVYLVGGKLSFADVQLMECTLMLEEKFPAILADFRNVKSFQGRMSRLPGISKFLQPGSKRKPQQDDVFTKTVMEVLKHKF, encoded by the exons ATGGCTGGAAAAGTTGTGCTGACTTACTTCGACGGCAGAGGGAAAATGGAGTCGATCCGCTGGCTTCTGGCTGCAGCGGAGGTGGAG TTCGAGGAGGTTTTACTGAAGACCCGGGAGCAGTATGAGAAACTCGTCAGTG ATCTCATGTACCAGCAGGTTCCCCTGGTGGAAATAGACGGCATGAAGCTCATTCAGACCAAGGCGATCCTGCAATACATCGCAGAGAAGTACAATCTCCACGGCAAAGATCTCAAAGACAAAGTCAT GATCAACATGTACTCAGAGGGACTCATGGATCTCATGGAGATGATAATGACGCTGTCGTTTGTCACGGATAAAAAACCCAAACTGGAAAATATTGAAACCCAAGCAAAGGAGCGCTATCTGCCTGTGTTTGAAAAG GCTCTGTCTGGACCTGTGTACCTGGTGGGAGGTAAACTGAGCTTTGCAGATGTGCAGCTGATGGAATGCACCCTGATGCTGGAGGAGAAGTTTCCTGCCATCCTCGCTGACTTTCGCAACGTCAAG TCTTTCCAGGGCAGGATGAGCCGCCTCCCCGGCATCAGCAAGTTTCTGCAGCCGGGCAGCAAGAGGAAGCCGCAGCAAGACGACGTCTTCACTAAGACGGTCATGGAGGTGTTGAAACACAAGTTTTAA
- the fbxo9 gene encoding F-box only protein 9 isoform X2: protein MAEEEADIGSTVEDEDEGSNDPNLQELNAFRVQWMSEIKPNSAASDRLLRVKGRKRSQEKALEEKATELFLRAVQEEQNGAVYEAIKFYRMAMQLVPDIEFKINYSRPLDADLVGGNYMEDSDVEGEIEDLLAYFEQQFTLESSFPKICTPELEMTQMHISALPREILMYIFRWVVSSDLDMRALEQLSLVCRGFYICTRGPELWRSACLRVWGRNCTKLVPFNSWREMFLQRPHVRFDGVYISKTSYIRQGEESLDGFYRALHHVEYYRYLRFFPDGKVMMLTTPEVPLSIIPRLRTRNTRMDSLLVGHFRLSQEADNQTKVFAVVCKKKEEKGSEFQKNRFCRRNPAPETEHIFHVGLHLSSGGRQSFSKLVWIHHSCHITYKLTGEAVVTAFDLDTMYSPFSFARVKSYTAFSEQPL, encoded by the exons ATG gctgaagaagaagcagatatCGGAAGTACAgttgaggatgaagatgaaggttCAAATGACCCGAACCTTCAG GAGCTCAATGCGTTCAGAGTTCAGTGGATGTCCGAAATCAAACCGAACTCCGCAGCGAGTGACCGACTGCTGCGAGTTAAAGGTCGGAAGAGGAGCCAAGAGAAGGCTCTGGAGGAGAAA GCCACAGAGCTGTTCTTGAGAGCTGTTCAGGAAGAGCAGAATGGAGCTGTCTATGAGG CTATCAAGTTCTACCGCATGGCCATGCAGCTTGTGCCTGACATCGAGTTTAAAATCAACTACAGCCGTCCTCTGGATGCCGACTTAGTTGGAGGAAACTA CATGGAGGACAGTGATGTTGAAGGTGAGATTGAAGATCTACTTGCCTACTTTGAGCAGCAATTCACCTTGGAAAGCTCATTTCCAAAGATCTGCACTCCTGAGTTGGAAATGACTCAGATGCACATTtcag CCTTGCCGCGGGAAATCCTGATGTACATATTTCGTTGGGTTGTGTCAAGTGATCTGGACATGCGAGCCCTGGAGCAGCTCTCTTTGGTTTGCCGGgggttttatatttgtacaaG AGGCCCTGAGCTGTGGCGATCAGCCTGTTTAAGAGTGTGGGGACGGAACTGCACCAAACTTGTTCCCTTCAACTCCTGGAGGGAAATGTTTCTGCAAAGGCCACACGTCCGTTTTGATG GTGTGTATATCAGCAAGACATCATACATTCGTCAAGGAGAGGAATCACTGGATGGATTTTACAGGGCCTTGCACCATGTTGAGTACTACAG GTACCTCCGGTTCTTCCCCGATGGCAAAGTCATGATGCTGACCACCCCTGAGGTCCCTCTGTCCATCATTCCTCGCTTGCGTACCAGGAACACCAG aatGGATTCTCTTCTGGTCGGTCATTTCCGTCTGTCACAGGAGGCAGACAATCAAACCAAAGTTTTTGCTGTTGTCTgcaagaaaaaggaggag AAAGGGTCCGAGTTTCAGAAGAATCGGTTCTGCAGGCGGAACCCAGCTCCCGAAACTGAGCACATCTTCCACGTGGGACTGCATCTGTCCTCTGGGGGGCGCCAGAGTTTCAGTAAGCTGGTGTGGATCCACCACTCCTGCCACATCACCTACAA GCTGACCGGGGAAGCGGTTGTCACTGCGTTTGACCTGGACACGATGTACAGCCCCTTCTCCTTTGCACGTGTGAAGAGTTACACTGCTTTCTCCGAGCAGCCTCTCTAA
- the fbxo9 gene encoding F-box only protein 9 isoform X1, whose product MAEEEADIGSTVEDEDEGSNDPNLQQELNAFRVQWMSEIKPNSAASDRLLRVKGRKRSQEKALEEKATELFLRAVQEEQNGAVYEAIKFYRMAMQLVPDIEFKINYSRPLDADLVGGNYMEDSDVEGEIEDLLAYFEQQFTLESSFPKICTPELEMTQMHISALPREILMYIFRWVVSSDLDMRALEQLSLVCRGFYICTRGPELWRSACLRVWGRNCTKLVPFNSWREMFLQRPHVRFDGVYISKTSYIRQGEESLDGFYRALHHVEYYRYLRFFPDGKVMMLTTPEVPLSIIPRLRTRNTRMDSLLVGHFRLSQEADNQTKVFAVVCKKKEEKGSEFQKNRFCRRNPAPETEHIFHVGLHLSSGGRQSFSKLVWIHHSCHITYKLTGEAVVTAFDLDTMYSPFSFARVKSYTAFSEQPL is encoded by the exons ATG gctgaagaagaagcagatatCGGAAGTACAgttgaggatgaagatgaaggttCAAATGACCCGAACCTTCAG CAGGAGCTCAATGCGTTCAGAGTTCAGTGGATGTCCGAAATCAAACCGAACTCCGCAGCGAGTGACCGACTGCTGCGAGTTAAAGGTCGGAAGAGGAGCCAAGAGAAGGCTCTGGAGGAGAAA GCCACAGAGCTGTTCTTGAGAGCTGTTCAGGAAGAGCAGAATGGAGCTGTCTATGAGG CTATCAAGTTCTACCGCATGGCCATGCAGCTTGTGCCTGACATCGAGTTTAAAATCAACTACAGCCGTCCTCTGGATGCCGACTTAGTTGGAGGAAACTA CATGGAGGACAGTGATGTTGAAGGTGAGATTGAAGATCTACTTGCCTACTTTGAGCAGCAATTCACCTTGGAAAGCTCATTTCCAAAGATCTGCACTCCTGAGTTGGAAATGACTCAGATGCACATTtcag CCTTGCCGCGGGAAATCCTGATGTACATATTTCGTTGGGTTGTGTCAAGTGATCTGGACATGCGAGCCCTGGAGCAGCTCTCTTTGGTTTGCCGGgggttttatatttgtacaaG AGGCCCTGAGCTGTGGCGATCAGCCTGTTTAAGAGTGTGGGGACGGAACTGCACCAAACTTGTTCCCTTCAACTCCTGGAGGGAAATGTTTCTGCAAAGGCCACACGTCCGTTTTGATG GTGTGTATATCAGCAAGACATCATACATTCGTCAAGGAGAGGAATCACTGGATGGATTTTACAGGGCCTTGCACCATGTTGAGTACTACAG GTACCTCCGGTTCTTCCCCGATGGCAAAGTCATGATGCTGACCACCCCTGAGGTCCCTCTGTCCATCATTCCTCGCTTGCGTACCAGGAACACCAG aatGGATTCTCTTCTGGTCGGTCATTTCCGTCTGTCACAGGAGGCAGACAATCAAACCAAAGTTTTTGCTGTTGTCTgcaagaaaaaggaggag AAAGGGTCCGAGTTTCAGAAGAATCGGTTCTGCAGGCGGAACCCAGCTCCCGAAACTGAGCACATCTTCCACGTGGGACTGCATCTGTCCTCTGGGGGGCGCCAGAGTTTCAGTAAGCTGGTGTGGATCCACCACTCCTGCCACATCACCTACAA GCTGACCGGGGAAGCGGTTGTCACTGCGTTTGACCTGGACACGATGTACAGCCCCTTCTCCTTTGCACGTGTGAAGAGTTACACTGCTTTCTCCGAGCAGCCTCTCTAA
- the zgc:163080 gene encoding transmembrane protein 14A — protein sequence MDWIGFCYAAAIAFGGFMGYKRKGSVMSLMAGLVFGGLSAYGAYNVSNDPKDIKVSLIASGTLAIIMGMRYKKSGKLLPAGIMSGLSLLMVFRLLLLIMA from the exons atGGACTGGATCGGGTTCTGCTACGCTGCGGCCATCGCCTTCGGAGGCTTTATGGGCTACAAGCGAAAAG GCAGCGTGATGTCCCTGATGGCGGGGTTAGTGTTCGGTGGATTATCTGCTTATGGTGCCTACAACGTCTCTAATGACCCAAAGGACATTAAGGTCTCGTTGA TTGCCTCTGGAACCCTTGCAATAATCATGGGCATGAGATACAAGAAGTCTGGGAAATTATTGCCTGCTGGGATTATGTCGGGGCTAAG tTTGTTAATGGTGTTTCGACTTTTGCTCCTGATCATGGCGTGA
- the LOC117775977 gene encoding serine/threonine-protein kinase ICK-like — translation MNRYTSIRQLGDGTYGSVILGRCLESGELVAIKKMKRKFYSWEECMNLREVKSLKKLNHANVIKLKEVIRENDHLYFIFEYMKENLYQLMKDRTRLFPESAVRNIMFQILQGLTFIHKHGFFHRDMKPENLLCMGPELVKIADFGLAREIRSRPPFTDYVSTRWYRAPEVLLRSTSYNSPIDQWAVGCIMAELYTLRPLFPGSSEIDTIFKICQVLGTPKKNDWLEGFQLASAMNFRWPQCVPSNLKTLIPNASPEAIHLMTDLLLWDPKKRPASAQALRYPYFRVGQALGTPQQILEQGRPQPGLVPLHAPSQSQQTQQQQQQQPLLLKPVPPSQPPPPNQHCSPSRPLQQIQPSPVSAAAQAAVYHRHTELMRAQQPKHILKQEQTEGTPPSHLPYIVDKSLQSKQTREESENANLLSYQLKPKGGRRRWGHGTGHHKGEDWDEYEEQDLTSISILGKKTFSTEKSRQEEDALSRYGTVLDFSRPSGKEDAPLNLNKAAAYQEPSRTASAKQHYLRQSRYLPGIGTKKNVAINASKDYSGSHLWGNSGIPFGGTLPSRGAHGTNTIPGGYMPSFYKKDIGSAGHRGHQGPSAESTASNYATWRSGRSQINTSANMPLANKSNPGLLPRPPVHTIHGRPDWSAKYGHR, via the exons ATGAATAGATACACCTCCATCAGACAGCTCGGGGATGGCACCTACGGCTCGGTAATTCTTGGCCGCTGTCTGGAGTCAGGAGAATTAGTTGCCATAAAGAA aatgaaaagaaaattctaCTCCTGGGAAGAATGCATGAACCTCCGTGAAGTCAAG TCCTTAAAGAAACTCAATCATGCGAATGTGATCAAACTGAAGGAGGTAATTCGAGAAAACGACCACTTGTACTTTATCTTTGAGTACATGAAGGAAAATCTATATCAGCTAATGAAAGACAG GACTCGTCTGTTTCCTGAATCTGCAGTCAGAAATATTATGTTTCAGATACTGCAGGGGctcacattcattcacaaacaTG GGTTTTTTCACAGGGACATGAAACCTGAGAATCTCCTGTGCATGGGCCCTGAGCTGGTAAAAATAGCAGACTTTGGGCTCGCCAGAGAGATCAGATCTCGACCGCCTTTCACAGATTATGTGTCAACTAGATG GTACCGAGCCCCTGAGGTGCTCCTCAGATCCACATCCTACAATTCACCCATAGACCAGTGGGCAGTTGGCTGCATCATGGCTGAGCTTTACACCCTCAGGCCTCTTTTCCCAGGCTCCAGTGAAATAGACACCATCTTCAAGATTTGCCAAGTTTTGGGTACGCCAAAGAAG AACGACTGGCTTGAGGGATTTCAGCTGGCAAGTGCCATGAACTTCCGTTGGCCTCAGTGTGTTCCCAGTAATCTGAAGACTCTCATCCCTAATGCCAGTCCTGAAGCCATCCATCTGATGACCGATCTGCTTCTGTGGGATCCCAAGAAGAGACCAGCTTCTGCCCAG GCTCTCAGGTACCCTTACTTCCGGGTAGGCCAGGCTCTGGGCACCCCTCAGCAGATCCTGGAACAGGGCCGACCTCAGCCAGGTCTTGTGCCGCTGCATGCTCCATCACAGTCACAacagacgcagcagcagcagcagcagcagcccctgCTACTCAAGCCTGTCCCCCCCTCCCAGCCGCCACCTCCCAACCAACACTGCTCCCCCTCCAGGCCTCTCCAGCAGATCCAGCCCTCCCCTGTATCTGCAGCCGCCCAGGCGGCAGTGTACCACCGGCACACAGAACTGATGCGAGCACAGCAGCCGAAGCACATCCTGAAACAGGAACAGACCGAAGGGACTCCACCCAGCCATCTACCTTATATCGTAGACAAAAGTCTGCAGAGCAAG CAAACCCGAGAGGAGTCCGAAAATGCCAACCTACTGAGCTATCAGCTGAAACCCAAAGGAGGGCGTCGCCGTTGGGGCCATGGCACCGGTCACCATAAAGGTGAAGACTGGGACGAGTATGAAGAACAAGATCTGACATCAATAAGtattctgggaaaaaaaaccttctcCACAGAGAAGTcgaggcaggaggaggacgcACTGAGCAG ATATGGAACTGTTCTGGATTTCAGTCGACCCAGCGGAAAGGAAGATGCACCTTTAAACCTGAACAAGGCTGCAGCCTATCAAGAGCCATCAAGAACGGCCTCTGCTAAACAACATTACCTGAGGCAGTCCAGATATTTACCTG GCATTGGTACAAAGAAGAATGTCGCCATAAATGCCAGTAAAGACTATAGTGGAAGCCATCTTTGGGGAAACAGTGGTATTCCGTTTGGAGGGACTCTGCCGAGCAGAGGAGCTCATG gTACAAATACGATCCCAGGTGGATACATGCCATCGttttacaaaaaagatattGGTTCTGCTGGTCACAGAGGACATCAGGGTCCTTCAGCGGAATCAACAGCATCAA ATTATGCAACATGGCGGTCTGGCCGGAGTCAGATAAACACCTCTGCCAACATGCCGCTGGCCAACAAGAGCAACCCGGGTCTGCTGCCTCGCCCGCCCGTGCACACCATCCACGGGCGACCAGACTGGTCTGCCAAATATGGACACCGCTAG
- the LOC117775997 gene encoding glutathione S-transferase A4-like isoform X1: MAGKVVLTYFDGRGKMESIRWLLAAAEVEFEEVLLKTREQYEKLVSDGDLMYQQVPLVEIDGMKLIQTKAILQYIAEKYNLHGKDLKDKVMINMYTEGLMDLMEMIMILPFVTDKDTKVKNIETQAKERYLPVFEKALSGPVYLVGGKLSFADVQLMECTLMLEEKLPAILADFRNVKSFQGRMSRLPGISKFLQPGSKRKPQPDDVYTKTVMEVLKHKF; the protein is encoded by the exons ATGGCTGGAAAAGTTGTGCTGACTTACTTCGACGGCAGAGGGAAAATGGAGTCGATCCGCTGGCTTCTGGCTGCAGCGGAGGTGGAG TTCGAGGAGGTTTTACTTAAGACCCGGGAGCAGTATGAGAAACTCGTCAGTG ACGGAGATCTCATGTACCAGCAGGTTCCCCTGGTGGAAATAGACGGCATGAAGCTCATTCAGACCAAGGCGATCCTGCAATACATCGCAGAGAAGTACAATCTCCACGGCAAAGATCTCAAAGACAAAGTCAT GATCAACATGTACACAGAGGGACTCATGGATCTCATGGAGATGATAATGATCCTGCCATTTGTCACGGATAAAGACACCAAAGTGAAAAATATTGAAACCCAAGCAAAGGAGCGCTATCTGCCTGTGTTTGAAAAG GCTCTGTCTGGACCTGTGTACCTGGTGGGAGGTAAACTGAGCTTTGCAGATGTGCAGCTGATGGAATGCACCCTGATGCTGGAGGAGAAGCTTCCTGCCATCCTCGCTGACTTCCGCAACGTCAAG TCTTTCCAGGGCAGGATGAGCCGCCTCCCCGGCATCAGCAAGTTTCTGCAGCCGGGCAGCAAGAGGAAGCCGCAGCCAGACGACGTCTACACTAAGACGGTCATGGAGGTGTTGAAACACAAGTTTTAA